A window of Longimicrobium sp. genomic DNA:
TTCACGTACACGGCGCCGGTGGCGAACGGCGCCGCCGCGTCGAACAGGCCACGTGCCCAGCCGATGCACGCCTCGTCCTTCGCGGGATCGGCCCAGCGGCCGTGCACGTTGATGGCGAACTCGGCGTTGCGGTGGCCATACGCCGTCGCGCCGTCGGGAACGCGCGCCATCGCTCCGCCCAGCAGCGCGAACGCGATCTCCGTCTGCGGGTCGGGAATGTGCCGCGCGGCGTCCACCAGCACGTCGATCAGCCCGTCGCTCAGCCCGGTGAAGTCGTGCGACTTCCAGTAGTTCCGCATCCCCGGCGTCAGCAGCGGGTCGAGGATCTGCTGCCACGCGGTGAACGGCATCGGCCCCACGTGCACGCCCACGGGATGGCCGAACTCGCGCAGCGGCGCGGTCGCGGCATCCGCGCCGTTCAGGTCGCCGGAGTGGCAGATGGCCAGCGCCAGGATCTCCCTGCCGTGCCACTCGGGCGGGAGGAAGGGGAGCGGCGGCGCCAGGCGCAGCACGAACCAGCACACCAGCTCCTCGGGCGCGGTGCGAACGAACTCGCGGTAGAAGCGCAGCACGGCGGGCGCGTCGTCCAGCGGGTGGACCACGAGGCCGGCGAACACGTCCGGACCGACCGGGTGCAGCCGGAACTCGAACGAGGTGACCACTCCGAAGTTGCCACCGCCGCCGCGGATGGCCCAGAACAGGTCCGGGTTCTCCGTCTCGCTGGCGCGCACCAGCTCGCCGTCCGCGGTCACCACGTCGGCGGAGACCAGGCTGTCGATCGTCATCCCCCGGCTGCGGCTGAGCCATCCGAATCCCCCGCCCAGCGTCAGCCCGGCGATCCCCGTGGTCGAGTTGATCCCCATCGGCAGCGCCAGCCCGTGCGCCTGCGTCTCGTGGTCGACGTCGCCCAGCGTGCACCCGGCCTCCACGCGGGCGATGCGGCTCGCGGGGTCGACCCAGACGGAGCGCATGGGCGAGAGGTCCATCACCACGCCGCCGTCGCACACCGCGTTGCCGGCGATGTTGTGCCCGCCGCCGCGCACCGCCAGCGGCAGCCCGCTCCCGCGCGCGAAGCGCACCGCGCGGCGCACGTCGGCCGCGCCGCGGCAGCGCACGATCACCGCGGGGCGCCGGTCGATCATCGCGTTCCACACCGCGCGCGCCTCGTCGTAGCCCGTGTCGCCGGGGAGGACGATCTCGCCGCGAATGGCCGCGCGCAGCTCGGCGATCGCCACCTCGAGCTCCGCACCCGCCAGGATGCGAACGTCGGTCAGGTCGATATGGGTGGACGGGGTGGAGACGGTGTCGGACATGCTTCCCTCCCTCTCGAAAACGAGCACGCGGCCACCGGCATAGGCGCCAGCGGCCGGCGGTGGGGCCGATCTCAGCGGAGTGGGGCGTGGGATTCGTGGCGCATGGGACCTCTTCGACGCGTTCGCACGCGGCCACGAGAGGTGCGGCAAGGACGCGCCGCATCGCCGCCGGATGAACGGAGGTCAACCCGGGGGTGATGAAGCTAAGGAGCGCGAGGTGGATGTCCAGCAAACGTTTGTGGATGAACGACTTGTCCGGGCAACGCAAATCACGGAAAGCCGGGAGCGGACGCAAAACGGGGCAGCCGGTGGATGCAGGCCGCCCCGTTCACGTCGATGCGGCCATCACGGCGCGGCAGGATCGCCCTCCGGCGCCATTACGGCGTGCCGCAGCTTCGTCCCCGGCCTCCACGCCAGCGCCTTCACCGCCACCTCCATCCCGGGCGCCAGCGACGCGAGCGCGCGGCGCGACCAGATGGAAACCATCCCCGCCGGGTTCCCGTCCCCGTCCGCCACCTTCACGCCATCCGCGAGCACGGTGGTGACGGTGAAGCGGTAGGGGTGCCAGCACTTCACCTTCAGCCAGTCGCGCGAGCGCACGCCGGGTCGGTAGTGGCTGCGGATGCGCTTGGAGACGATCCCTTCGAGCCCCAGCTCGTACGCGCGGCGATGCAGCGCGGGGCCGCTACCCACCATGTGGTCGCAGTAGCGCACCACGTCGCAGCGCCCGGCGATCAGCTCGCGCAGCATCTCCTTGCGCAGGAGCAGGTCCACCTCGAGCAGCGTGCGGCCGCCGGCGTGCAGCACGTCGAACACCTGGTACCCCAGCGCCGGCGCAAAACGGCCGCCGCGCATCGCCCGGTGCAGCGCGTTGAAGTCGGGGAGCCCGTCCGCGCCGACGGCCACCACCTCGCCGTCCAGGTACGCGCGCTCGATCCCGAGCGCCTCCACGGCGTCGGCCACGCGCCGCAGATTCGGCGTCCAGTCGTTGCCGTTGCGCGTCAGCAGCCGCGCGCGGCCGTGCTCGATGCGGCAGAGGAGGCGGTAGCCGTCGTACTTGACCTCGTGGATCCACCGCTCGCCCTCGGGCGCGGCGGGGGCGACGGTCAGGAGCTGCGGGGCGATGGTGGCGGGCAGCGGCATCGGACGAAGAGCCGGCGCTCTCCGCGTCCACTTGCCGCGAAAACGAAAGCGCCTCCGCGGCCGGATGGTGGCGGAGGCGCTGTACGATTCTGAATCGGCGTCGGCTCGCACGAGGCGAGCTTCCCCAGTCTACGGCTCGCCGGCCGGCGGATCAATCGCAACACCGTGCACCTTTTGAAGATGCGCGGTGGTGGACAGTCTCCCTACGGTGGCGAAGAACGAGCGGAAAACAGAGCGCCCCGGCGAGCCTGAAGGCTTGCCGGGGCGCTGATTCTGTTTCCGGATGGTCGATCAGGGACTCGAACCCCGGACCTCTCGCATGTGAGGCGAGCGCTCTAACCAGCTGAGCTAATCGACCTTGCAGTAGCGGGGGCGGGATTCGAACCCGCGACCTTCGGGTTATGAGCCCGACGAGCTACCAGGCTGCTCCACCCCGCGACACGTCCAACAAGTGCTCCCGAGAGGACTCGAACCTCCACGAGCTTGCGCCCACTAGATCCTGAATCTAGCGCGTCTACCAATTCCGCCACAGGAGCACGAAGGTGCGCCCGAAGGCGCACCAGCAAGGCCCTAATTATAACCAGATTCCCCTCGTTGGGGAAGCCCCACCCGATCCGTTTCCTCTCGCGCCGACGGACTCCTCACCGCCGCAATTCGATCACCTTGTTTCTCCTGTTTAGACACTATCCAAACGCTTCGGGCACTGCCTCGCACATGTACGAGTGCGAAATAGAATTGCCATTCTCCGTCATCTCACTGTCCAAGCTACATGGTGCGGGATGAAAATTGCAGCGCAAAAGAAGTGATCAAGCGCGGCGAGGGATGACTGCGGTTGGTGTCACCCAGGCATCCCGGAAGTCACCGCGTGCGCGGCATCCTTTTCCACTTATCCTGGAGGAAGCCCATGGCCCGGGTGAACATGAGCGTGGAGAAGCTCGAGGTGCAGTCGTTCTCGACCAGCGACAGCGGCGGCACCGCGGTGCTGGACGCGCCGCGGCGGGAGGAGAAGCGGAAGGGGAACGCGATCGTCGCGGGCGACTACTCGGACATGCTGGGCAACACCGCGTGGTGCGACACGGACCGCGACTGCAGCGGCGTCTGCCTGGTGGCCACCAACGTCTGCTACGCCTGCTGACGAGCCGCGAGAGCGCGCGCAGCACGTGAACACCCCGGCAGCGCAGGAGCTGCCGGGGCGTTCGTGTCGTCAGGTCTGGTGACCTGTGTCCGCGCAGGCCACGCCGTTGGCCGGGTACTCAGGGCCGACCGCCGGTGCTCGTGCGGTCGACGACCACCCGGCCGCGCGCCATCACGAAGGCGGGCCGCTGCAGCACGGTCAGGTCGAGCAGCGGGTTCTCGGCCACGGCGACCAGCGAGGCCTCGCCTCCCTCGCGAAGCGCGCCGTAACCCGCGGGCAGGCCCAGGCAATCGGCGGCCACGACCGTCGCGGCGCGCAGCACCTCCGCCTCGCCGAAGCCGATGGCGCGCAGCGCGAGCAGCTCCGCCGCGTTGGTGCCGTGCGCCAGCACGCCCGCGTCCGTCCCCACGACGATGCGCGCCCCCGCCGCGCGCAGCCGGAGGAGCGCCCGCGCGGCCGCGTCCCGCGGCGCTCCCTCCGAGACGGTGGCGAGGGTGGACGCCACGCACATCCGCTCGCGGCCCAGCACCCCGGCGGCCGTGGAGTCCACGATCGGCGTGTGCGCGAGCAGGCGCGCTCCCGCCCGCGTGGCCTGCAGCGCGCCCGCCTGCCCGATCGCGTGCGCGGCGACCGGGACGCGGGCGGCCGCCGCCTCGGCCGCGACCGCGCCGAGCTCGCCCGGGGTGAGCTCCACCGAATCGGGGTAAGCGAGCGCCGTCTCCGTCCACCCCGTGACGCAGACCTTCAGCAGCGACGCGCCGGCGGCGAGGTCCGCGCGCGCACGGGAGCGTGCCTCCTCCTCCCCGCGCACGGTCGCGCCGCCGAACTCGCAGACGCCGCCCCGCCCGCCGATCCACGAGCCGGCGGCGATGATCGCCGGGCCCGGGATGCTGTCGGCCGCGATCCGGGCGCGGAGCCGCAGCGCCTGGTGTGCGGCCGAGCCGAGGTCCGCCACGGTGGTGAACCCCGCTTCCACCGTCCTGCGCGCGTTCTCCGCGGGCGGCCCGCCCAGGGTGAGGTGCACGTGCGCATCGATCAGCCCCGGCAGCACGGTGTAGCGGGAGAGATCGACCACCGTCGCTCCGACCGGCAGGGTACCCGGCGGGGCGCCGCTCCAGCGCCGCGTGACCACGCCGTTCTCCACCAGCAGCGTCACCCCGTCCTGCAGCGTCATGCTGGAGACGTCGAGGACGTGTCCCGTCCGGATCACGTACGCCTGCGCCGCCGCCGGCGTGCCGGCGCAGGCCAGGAGCGCGGCGGCGAGGAGGGGACGGAGGCGGACGAGCGCCTCCCTAGGCCCCCTGGGGGCGGGCGTGGCGCGGCGGAGGTCGGGCCTGGCCATGCGTCCTCCTGCGAAAGGCGTTTTCCGTTTCAGGTTGCGGATAGGTTCCGCTCGGGTGCGCCCGCCAGACCGGCTGACTGGCAGACCGGCTTTCGCTCTGGTCGAGGCCGGGCAGGGGAGGAGTGGATGAGCGGCGCCGATCTCTGGACACGAGCGGGCACGACGACCGACGTGTTGCTACGAACCATCGTCGCACGCGCCGTGATACCTCGCCCGGGAAACCAAAGTGCCTCCTGAGACGGCGATGGCGGCGATCGCTCCGCGGGCGCAGGTTGCCGCCGCGGTCGGGGGAACGCGGTACACGCATGTGCACGCGACCCCACCAACCCATCCCCTCCGGTACGGACAAGCGAAAGCCCCGGCAGCGTTAATCCGCTGTCGGGGCTTCACTTGAGAAGGTGCGCCCGGAGAGATTCGAACTCCCGACCTTCTGATCCGTAGTCAGACGCTCTATCCAGCTGAGCTACGGGCGCAAAAAAGCAACGAGCTAACTCGTTGCGCGGAGATAAGTTATCACCTTCCATCCACCGAGTCAACCCCGTGGCTAAGCCGTTGGCCGGCCATGGCTTGGAGGTCGGACGAGCGCTGCAGCAGGTTGCGGAATCGGCAGGCGCCCTCCGATCATCCTTCGCGGAGAATCCGCTTCAGGATCTTCCCCGTCGGGCTCTTGGGGATCGCGTCCACGAAGGCGATCCGGCGCGGCACCTTGTACGCGGCCATGCGCTCGCGGCAGAACGCCTCCACCTCGCCTTCCGTGCACGCGCCGGCACCCTGGAGGACGACGAAGGCGGCGACGGCCTCGCCCTTCACCTCGTCGGGGAGGCCGACGACGGCGCACTCCTTTACGGCCGGATGCGTGTACAGCACCTCCTCGACCTCGCGCGGCCAGACCTTGAATCC
This region includes:
- a CDS encoding amidohydrolase family protein; the encoded protein is MARPDLRRATPAPRGPREALVRLRPLLAAALLACAGTPAAAQAYVIRTGHVLDVSSMTLQDGVTLLVENGVVTRRWSGAPPGTLPVGATVVDLSRYTVLPGLIDAHVHLTLGGPPAENARRTVEAGFTTVADLGSAAHQALRLRARIAADSIPGPAIIAAGSWIGGRGGVCEFGGATVRGEEEARSRARADLAAGASLLKVCVTGWTETALAYPDSVELTPGELGAVAAEAAAARVPVAAHAIGQAGALQATRAGARLLAHTPIVDSTAAGVLGRERMCVASTLATVSEGAPRDAAARALLRLRAAGARIVVGTDAGVLAHGTNAAELLALRAIGFGEAEVLRAATVVAADCLGLPAGYGALREGGEASLVAVAENPLLDLTVLQRPAFVMARGRVVVDRTSTGGRP
- a CDS encoding FAD-binding oxidoreductase is translated as MSDTVSTPSTHIDLTDVRILAGAELEVAIAELRAAIRGEIVLPGDTGYDEARAVWNAMIDRRPAVIVRCRGAADVRRAVRFARGSGLPLAVRGGGHNIAGNAVCDGGVVMDLSPMRSVWVDPASRIARVEAGCTLGDVDHETQAHGLALPMGINSTTGIAGLTLGGGFGWLSRSRGMTIDSLVSADVVTADGELVRASETENPDLFWAIRGGGGNFGVVTSFEFRLHPVGPDVFAGLVVHPLDDAPAVLRFYREFVRTAPEELVCWFVLRLAPPLPFLPPEWHGREILALAICHSGDLNGADAATAPLREFGHPVGVHVGPMPFTAWQQILDPLLTPGMRNYWKSHDFTGLSDGLIDVLVDAARHIPDPQTEIAFALLGGAMARVPDGATAYGHRNAEFAINVHGRWADPAKDEACIGWARGLFDAAAPFATGAVYVNFLTQDETDRVPAAYGANYARLVEVKRRYDPENLFRVNQNIAPGSSS